A DNA window from Calliphora vicina chromosome 1, idCalVici1.1, whole genome shotgun sequence contains the following coding sequences:
- the LOC135949004 gene encoding uncharacterized protein LOC135949004 encodes MVSGSDDDDDDNYGWFCVGMYSMCGEVQGNMAKSIIPPAPRGLNVIAEYTLSYELPTDFHAFHKKRTKTTKRPVSTIATTSSYPFFEHHHMIVPYNHDYYYKIHPEYLSEHAIRRKYSYSKKNMLQRKCFKRNFYDYKRKGSSICLNRAKRNEVWSINELTVTQRMFFDLIEKWSLLHGFLPRYCFMRTLCESSELLLPYGHSLLHDIIHILLRYTKPWAFHHKIFGRSLRQRYPIDECAKLYGPYCRVSWLDFITNVVHGTRAVDFMR; translated from the exons ATGGTGTCTGGCagtgatgatgacgatgatgataaCTATGGTTGGTTTTGTGTTGGGATGTACTCAATGTGTGGTGAA GTACAGGGTAATATGGCTAAATCGATAATACCTCCAGCCCCCAGAGGTTTAAATGTTATTGCCGAATACACTTTAAGCTACGAATTGCCAACGGATTTTCATGCTTTTCACAAGAAACGaacaaaaaccacaaaaagACCCGTCTCTACGATCGCTACAACAAGTTCATATCCCTTCTTTGAACATCATCACATGATTGTTCCCTACAATCatgattattattataaaattcatcCGGAATATTTGAGTGAACACGCAATACGAAGAAAATACTCTTATTCTAAGAAAAATATGCTGCAACGAAAGTGTTTCAAAAGGAATTTCTATGATTACAAACGCAAAGGGTCGAGCATTTGCTTAAATCGGGCCAAACGTAATGAAGTTTGGAGTATTAACGAGTTGACCGTTACCCAAAGAATGTTTTTCGATTTGATCGAAAAATGGTCTTTACT tCATGGCTTTTTACCGCGTTActgtttcatgcgaactttatGTGAATCATCAGAATTGTTGCTGCCGTACGGACATTCCTTGTTGCACGACATCATTCATATATTGCTGAG GTACACCAAACCTTGGGCTTttcatcataaaatatttggtCGTTCATTAAGGCAGCGGTATCCTATCGATGAATGTGCTAAATTGTATGGTCCATATTGTCGTGTAAGTTGGTTGGATTTCATAACCAATGTGGTGCACGGCACAAGGGCGGTAGATTTTATGCGTTAA
- the LOC135963390 gene encoding uncharacterized protein LOC135963390, whose product MQFFKVVAFLNLLIVCTSAETYSNSTQVLSRRKRYIAFPDGSSVSAAICLTIGVVGNPHVDYLSWAVNWGVAYNLPNYAWARKHAQGFSNITKAIIQRRSRRDLYEKLELMIDNMGFSGNTCIARALCESAQILQYLRQRRGNMIEEIVKTIFSLPTAPVEYHEPDKHHLYDRLYRRAKRSEINCAMEYSSCRFSLLEMALGKYSVGSTKLSPGFVFM is encoded by the exons atgcagttttttaaagtTGTAGCATTCCTAAATTTATTAATCGTGTGCACGTCTGCAGAAACTTATTCCAATTCAACTCAAGTTTTAAGTCGTCGAAAACGATATATTGCATTTCCAGATGGTTCTTCCGTTTCG GCAGCCATTTGTTTAACCATTGGAGTGGTGGGAAATCCCCATGTAGATTATTTAAGTTGGGCTGTAAATTGGGGTGTAGCCTATAATTTACCAAATTATGCCTGGGCACGTAAACATGCCCAGGGATTTTCCAATATAACAAAAGCCATAATCCAAAGACGTTCTAGAAGAGATCTCTATGAGAAACTCGAGTTAATGATAGACAA caTGGGATTCAGTGGTAATACCTGTATAGCGCGAGCGCTTTGCGAAAGTGCTCAAATTTTGCAGTATTTGCGGCAGCGGCGTGGCAACATGATTGAGGAAattgtaaaaactatttttag TTTACCAACAGCTCCCGTAGAATATCATGAGCCAGATAAACATCATTTATATGATCGTTTGTATAGACGAGCTAAACGTTCCGAAATTAATTGCGCTATGGAATATTCCTCATGTCGGTTTTCATTGCTTGAAATGGCTTTGGGCAAATATTCAGTAGGATCAACGAAATTAAGTCCGGGAtttgttttcatgtaa